One stretch of Commensalibacter melissae DNA includes these proteins:
- a CDS encoding ribonuclease E/G, with product MPQIWVISAPGLIHIAVTHHDTLLDYALWYPGFPDGFGDIYYGRVTAHLPALGGAFILLGKNISGFLPDNAGAKNLHNGDKIIVKVSRSAQNGKNVRLDTKNLSINIQKSTETHLIQQGPSPLEDLSRFWENLPIIIDDPHLIHIIPSSLHNRVQIAQTSCPSIISEQIETLMESSVKLPKGIQASITPTPALVAIDMDSVSHSQENQTKIKAQFDANRIALPPLLHQIKLRNLSGAIFIDLIGLPIKKRRLLQQDINDALANDPLSPRLLGFTHLGLAEIVRMRKRPPLHELLTSDHGKAVKILAKVMLEFNSVNHHYRYHLLKLKLHPHLYQALLKDEYAIKDFERRCSISLQLKADLTFKPQEWDFSYE from the coding sequence ATGCCTCAAATCTGGGTTATTTCAGCGCCTGGTCTAATACATATTGCCGTTACCCATCATGACACTCTCTTAGATTATGCCTTATGGTATCCTGGATTTCCTGATGGTTTCGGGGACATTTACTATGGTCGGGTTACCGCCCATTTACCTGCATTAGGTGGAGCCTTTATTCTTCTGGGTAAAAACATATCCGGTTTTTTGCCTGATAATGCAGGTGCCAAAAATCTGCACAATGGCGATAAAATAATTGTCAAAGTCTCACGAAGTGCCCAGAATGGAAAAAATGTACGTTTGGATACCAAAAACCTATCTATCAATATCCAGAAAAGCACTGAAACACATCTGATCCAACAAGGACCGTCTCCTTTAGAAGATCTTTCAAGATTTTGGGAAAATTTACCAATCATAATTGATGATCCGCACCTTATTCATATCATACCGAGTTCGTTGCATAATCGCGTTCAAATTGCGCAGACCTCCTGTCCAAGCATTATATCGGAACAGATTGAGACATTAATGGAATCATCCGTTAAATTACCAAAAGGAATTCAAGCATCAATTACCCCGACCCCGGCTCTCGTCGCTATTGATATGGATAGTGTAAGCCATAGCCAAGAAAATCAAACAAAAATAAAGGCGCAATTTGACGCAAACCGAATCGCTTTGCCACCATTATTGCATCAAATAAAATTGCGTAATCTATCAGGTGCAATTTTTATTGATCTAATAGGTCTGCCAATCAAAAAAAGACGTTTATTACAACAGGACATCAATGACGCATTGGCCAATGATCCATTATCCCCCCGATTATTGGGATTTACGCACCTGGGATTGGCCGAAATCGTTCGAATGAGAAAACGCCCACCCCTTCATGAACTGTTAACCTCGGATCACGGAAAAGCTGTTAAGATCCTTGCGAAGGTCATGCTGGAATTCAATTCAGTCAATCACCATTACCGTTATCATCTTTTAAAATTGAAACTTCACCCCCATTTATATCAGGCATTACTAAAGGATGAATATGCCATTAAAGATTTTGAACGACGATGTTCTATATCGCTACAACTAAAAGCGGATTTAACATTTAAACCTCAAGAATGGGATTTTTCTTATGAATAA
- a CDS encoding Maf family protein gives MHHSSFLLENSDFPITLASASPRRLQLLEQIGINPEKIVHPRINETPQKKELPRQYVQRLAQEKLSAGRELSLESPMILAADTVAAAGRRILNKTKDVKIAEKQLRLLSGRRHRVYTAVILYNAKTQRISSRLVCTIVHFSRLTDKQLFSYLETDEWKDKAGSYAIQGYAASFIKSINGSYSNVVGLPLFETAQLIRGQGLIP, from the coding sequence ATGCATCATTCCTCTTTCTTGCTGGAAAATTCTGATTTTCCAATTACACTGGCCTCCGCATCACCAAGACGTTTACAACTGCTTGAACAAATCGGCATTAATCCTGAAAAAATCGTTCATCCTCGAATTAATGAAACGCCCCAAAAAAAAGAATTGCCCAGACAATATGTTCAGCGCCTTGCACAGGAAAAACTATCGGCTGGCAGGGAACTCTCTCTTGAATCACCCATGATTTTAGCCGCTGATACGGTTGCGGCAGCAGGACGACGTATTTTAAATAAAACGAAAGATGTAAAAATCGCGGAAAAACAATTACGTTTACTGTCTGGTCGAAGACATAGAGTTTATACAGCTGTTATATTGTATAATGCAAAGACACAACGGATCTCCTCACGTCTTGTCTGTACTATCGTGCATTTTTCACGATTGACTGATAAACAACTCTTTTCTTATTTAGAAACCGATGAATGGAAAGACAAGGCTGGATCCTATGCCATTCAGGGTTATGCCGCCAGTTTTATCAAATCCATAAATGGGAGCTACAGTAATGTTGTCGGTCTTCCATTATTTGAGACGGCCCAGCTTATACGCGGTCAAGGATTAATCCCCTGA
- the infA gene encoding translation initiation factor IF-1: MSKEDMIEFNGTVTELLPNAMFRVKLDNEHVILAHTSGKMRKNRIRVLAGDRVSVEMTPYDLTKGRITFRFK, from the coding sequence ATGTCTAAAGAAGATATGATCGAATTCAACGGAACTGTTACTGAACTTTTGCCGAACGCAATGTTTCGTGTAAAATTGGATAATGAACATGTTATTTTGGCCCACACCAGCGGTAAAATGCGCAAGAACCGTATTCGTGTTTTGGCGGGTGATCGCGTAAGCGTTGAAATGACCCCTTATGATTTAACCAAAGGTCGCATCACGTTCCGCTTTAAATAA